GCCAGTGTCGGCCTCTGCTGCTCGAGCAGGGCTCTGAACTCCTCCTCGTACAGCGCCCGCCACGCGCGTGGATACAGGCGAAGCATCCAGAGCACGATCAGCCCGCCCCGAGCCGCGACAGGGCCATCGATGCGAATTCGCTCAGCGAGGTGAGCTGGTCGCGCAGCGTCGCGGCACCCGTTGCCGTCAAGCGGTACGGCTTTCGCCGGTCCTGCGACGCCACCGGCTTGATGAGGCCCTGATGCTCCAGCCGGTTGAGCGCCGCGTATAGCGTTCCCGCACGCATAGACGTCCCGGTCATAGCCCGGATGTCCTCCATGATCCCGTAGCCGTGCTTCGGGCCAGGGGCCAGACTGACAAGGATCAACATCGCTGGCTCCGAGTAGCGTCCCCACGTCGATAGCTCAACGGTCATGCACGTCAACCCTCATTATAACGGTGATCGGTATACCGCACCACGGCATAATATCCCCCGGCCATAAGGCCGTCAAGTAGTTCGGGTCATGCAGCGACGCGTCGCGGCCGCGCTCGGCCGCGGGCGACAAACGGAGCAAGATTGCCCCAAGAACCCTGATCGCCCTGCACAAGGAGGAACTCAGGAAGGCACAGCAGCAACATCATCCGGACCGGCGCCTGGTCGGAGGCAGCCTGGAGATACTGGACGGCGCTTCGTTGGCGACGACTTTATGGATCCCGGGCCTGACCAACGCCACGATAGACGGCCCGACGGGAGCGAGATTGTGGAGGAGGTTGACCTACTCCAACGAATGCAGTCAGTTTCGCTGCACGCAACTCGACGTCGGCCTTTCAGTAAAGAGTTCGCGCGGTGCCATGGCCGGGTACGTGCTTTTGTTCAAGAGTTCGTCCAGGCGTTTCGATCATCTGCCCTCATCCAGATGATCGCGCGACTGGACGAAGTCTTGACCAATTCTTAACGCGACTAAGAGGAACGGGGCGGTTTTGAACCGCGCGAGCGGTTCAAATAGTGTCCGGTGGCTTACGCTTGGGTCAGTCCCTCTTCACCTCGTCACGAGTTGACTTTGGCGCTGCCTGGCGGCGCGGCCAGAATCGTCGGAGCGTACTCGAGTAGTTGGATGCGACCGTCGAACGTCCGGCTCTTGATCATGTCGAGAGCGACGTCGGGATAGCCGTCGTAGATCCGTTCCCGGCCGGTACTTCCGGTGATGACGGGAAAGACAACCACGCGGAAGCGATCCACGAGGCTGGCCTTCAGCAGAGAGCGACACAGGGTGAGGCTGCCTATGGTGCGCATCGACTTGGAGCCCCTGGCCTTCATTTCCCGCACGGCCTCAATGGGGTCTCTAGCCACGAGCTGCGTGTTGGCCCAAGCAAGCGGTTCCCTCAAGGTGGTCGAGAAGACGACCTTCGACATGCCCGCCAGGGCCCCGGTCCCTGGCTCGCCCGCTGCGGCAAATCCCGACATGACGCGGTAAGTGGTTGCGCCCATGAGGACCGTGTAGTCCGCTTCGGGCTGCTCTCCCAACCATGCGAGGTACTCGGGGCCTTCCAACCCCCAAAAGCCGGGCCAGCCCTCGGCAGCCGCGTAGCCATCAAGCGAGGTGATGAAGTCGACGAGAACTTCTGGCACTTTGGTCTCCTTGGAACTCAGATGACATGTGTCCGTGATGAGGTCCGATCATGAGTTGTCACGTGGGACGCGATATGGCCGCGGAGTTTGGTGATGTGTTCTGGGCCAGTGGCGGCTCAGCGAACGACGCGATAGCGGATGTGCGTGGCTTCCGGAGTGGGGATCACTCGGACGATCTCCAATTGGACACGTGACGGCAACACATCGAACTGCCGGATGCCACCTCCGTACAGCACCGGGATCTGATGAATCTGCAACTCGTCAAGCACACCGGCCTCGAGCGCCTTCTGCGCCGTGTACGCGCCGTGCACCAGCACGTTCCTGTCTCCGGCGGCAGCCTTCGCCTGGGCCATTGCGCTCTCGATGCCGTCGGTCACGTAGGTCACCAGAGGATATTTGGCGACTGAAGGATCCGGCGGCCGGTGGCTGACCACGAAGATCCGAACGCCACCGTGGTGATTGCCGCCCCAGTGGTCGACCTGTTCCGCGAGACGCCGCCCCACCAGCACGGCACCGGTCGCGTTTCCCTCGTCGACCAGCTCCCCGGCGGGCCCGTCCGGGCGGATCAATCCACCGTCCGGGGCCGTAAACCAATCGTGCAGACGGAAATTGTCGCCACCTGGGTTGTTTGGTCCGTCGTTCGGACCAGCGATGTACCCGTCGAGGGACATCGACATGTACAGAACCGCTAGTGACATCGAGACTCACCCCTTTTCCTTGACGATCTCACGTCGGCTGGCATTGAGTCGCGAGGCGGTCACTGGGCCACCAGCCTTCGGACGGGAGCCGATCTTCCATGGTGCTGCCGACTTCGACCTCGAGCTGATCGAGAGCCGGACGCTCAACGGCAACATCCAAGAGCTAATCTACCGGCCGACCCTGCATGTCTGAGTCCGTCCATGCACCCGCACCCCGTCAAGCAGCCGAACCTGACCCGGAAACCATCGATCGTCTGCGCGACGGGCACGCCGCGGGCCACGCGCCCCGTCCCACAACGGATCACCCCGCCGCGTTTCGGGCTCAGTATCCGGCCAACGCAGCAACGACCGGGGCGAGCGTGTCGGCAGAGCCGGCGCCGAAGACGAAGTAGGAGTAGCCGATCTCCTCCCGTCGCCGCTGGATTTCCTCGGTTGCCGCGTCTGGGTCAGCGGGGAGTATGGCCAGTGAGTCTATGGCGCGCAGTGCGACCGGGTCGGTGTCGGGCGGGGCCATGAACGGCGCGACCGCGTCGCCGACAACCGGCACGTGGAGGGCGAGCTCGACGTCCCGGAGAGCGCGGAAGTTATGGGCGAGCTGGGCGATCTCGACGCCAGGGTCATCCGGCATCGCGACGAAGGTAACCGTGTCCGCCACCTCGGCAGCAAGTGCTTGACCCTTCGGTCCGCGCACTGCCATCACCACCGGTGTATGCAGGTCGGGGCCGTCGAGCTGTCGTAGCGCCGCGACGGTGTCACGTACCTGGGCGAGCCGCTCGCCTTGTGGGACGACGGGCAGGCCGAGTTCGCGGAGCTGGTCCTCGATCCCTGGCCGTCCGGTGCCGATGCCCATCTCGAAGCGACCCTCGGTGAGCACCGAGAGCGAGTGCGCTTCCCACGCAGTGGTCCAAGCAGGGCGTACGGTCGAGGCGTACACCCAGGTGCCGACCCGTATTTCGGCGAGCTCCGCTGCGAGGGCCAGCGTCGGGCCTGGCGCCGGTTGCCATCCGGGGACGTCGGGCATCAGCAGCGTCGAGTAGCCGCTGTCTGCGATGCGACGAACCCGATCTCGCCAGGCCCGCAGGTCAGTTGTGAGCGGGCAAACGACCCCGAATCGGAACGGCCTGGTCACGGACTTGGACACTTCTCCTCAGATTGCGAAGCGGCGCGCTCATCGCGGACTCGGCGAAGCACAACGCATCGCCCAGTCGTTTCTAAAGTATGAGACCGCCGGGCGGCGCGAAATTC
The Candidatus Dormiibacterota bacterium DNA segment above includes these coding regions:
- a CDS encoding helix-turn-helix transcriptional regulator → MLILVSLAPGPKHGYGIMEDIRAMTGTSMRAGTLYAALNRLEHQGLIKPVASQDRRKPYRLTATGAATLRDQLTSLSEFASMALSRLGAG
- a CDS encoding dihydrofolate reductase family protein, coding for MSLAVLYMSMSLDGYIAGPNDGPNNPGGDNFRLHDWFTAPDGGLIRPDGPAGELVDEGNATGAVLVGRRLAEQVDHWGGNHHGGVRIFVVSHRPPDPSVAKYPLVTYVTDGIESAMAQAKAAAGDRNVLVHGAYTAQKALEAGVLDELQIHQIPVLYGGGIRQFDVLPSRVQLEIVRVIPTPEATHIRYRVVR
- a CDS encoding dihydrofolate reductase family protein encodes the protein MPEVLVDFITSLDGYAAAEGWPGFWGLEGPEYLAWLGEQPEADYTVLMGATTYRVMSGFAAAGEPGTGALAGMSKVVFSTTLREPLAWANTQLVARDPIEAVREMKARGSKSMRTIGSLTLCRSLLKASLVDRFRVVVFPVITGSTGRERIYDGYPDVALDMIKSRTFDGRIQLLEYAPTILAAPPGSAKVNS
- a CDS encoding LLM class flavin-dependent oxidoreductase, which translates into the protein MTRPFRFGVVCPLTTDLRAWRDRVRRIADSGYSTLLMPDVPGWQPAPGPTLALAAELAEIRVGTWVYASTVRPAWTTAWEAHSLSVLTEGRFEMGIGTGRPGIEDQLRELGLPVVPQGERLAQVRDTVAALRQLDGPDLHTPVVMAVRGPKGQALAAEVADTVTFVAMPDDPGVEIAQLAHNFRALRDVELALHVPVVGDAVAPFMAPPDTDPVALRAIDSLAILPADPDAATEEIQRRREEIGYSYFVFGAGSADTLAPVVAALAGY